One genomic segment of Polynucleobacter sp. MWH-UH2A includes these proteins:
- a CDS encoding phosphoglycerate kinase, which yields MPESLFKVKRLSELAQSGQLKGKRVLIRADLNVPQDDAGNITEDTRIRASMPAVQMCLDAGAAVMVTSHLGRPTEGQFKPEDSLAPVADRIATLLNRKVPLISDWVEGGFEVNPGEVVLLENCRLNVGEKKNNDELAKKIAALCDVYVNDAFGTAHRAEATTNGVAKFAPVACAGPLMAAELDALSRALASPKRPLVAIVAGSKVSSKLTILKALSEKVDELIVGGGIANTFMLAKGLPIGKSLAEPDLVNEAKEIMDLMEKRGAHVPIPEDVVVANELSPLARANRVPADQVAEDDMILDIGPKTAARLSIMLAHAGTIVWNGPLGVFEIDQFGGGTKMLAAAIAHSPAFSIAGGGDTLAAIAKYGIENQVDYISTGGGAFLEFLEGKTLPAFAVLAERAKE from the coding sequence ATGCCTGAATCCTTATTTAAAGTGAAGCGTTTAAGCGAATTAGCCCAATCGGGCCAATTAAAGGGTAAGCGAGTACTGATTCGCGCCGACCTAAACGTTCCTCAAGATGACGCTGGCAATATTACCGAGGACACCCGTATTCGCGCATCAATGCCTGCTGTACAGATGTGTTTGGATGCGGGTGCTGCTGTGATGGTGACATCCCACTTGGGTCGCCCTACTGAAGGTCAATTTAAGCCTGAGGATAGTCTGGCACCAGTTGCGGATCGGATTGCGACATTGTTAAATCGTAAAGTGCCTTTGATTAGTGATTGGGTTGAAGGTGGATTTGAGGTGAATCCAGGCGAAGTAGTTCTCCTGGAAAATTGCCGCTTAAATGTCGGTGAAAAAAAGAACAACGATGAGCTGGCGAAAAAAATTGCCGCGCTTTGCGATGTTTATGTAAATGATGCTTTTGGAACTGCGCATCGTGCTGAAGCTACTACCAATGGTGTGGCGAAGTTTGCTCCAGTCGCTTGCGCGGGGCCATTAATGGCTGCTGAATTAGATGCATTAAGTCGTGCGCTTGCAAGTCCTAAGCGCCCACTGGTGGCGATTGTTGCGGGTTCAAAAGTATCTTCCAAGTTAACCATCTTGAAGGCGCTCTCTGAAAAAGTGGATGAGTTGATTGTTGGTGGTGGTATTGCCAATACATTCATGCTGGCCAAGGGTCTTCCGATTGGCAAGTCTTTAGCAGAGCCCGATTTGGTAAATGAAGCTAAAGAGATTATGGATCTCATGGAAAAGCGCGGAGCTCATGTGCCCATCCCGGAAGATGTGGTGGTTGCGAATGAACTTTCACCATTGGCACGTGCAAACCGAGTGCCAGCAGACCAAGTTGCTGAAGACGACATGATTTTGGATATTGGGCCTAAGACTGCTGCACGACTTTCTATCATGCTTGCTCATGCTGGAACCATTGTATGGAATGGACCGCTAGGCGTATTTGAGATTGATCAGTTTGGCGGCGGCACAAAAATGTTGGCTGCAGCAATTGCGCATTCTCCTGCGTTCTCGATTGCTGGGGGTGGCGATACCTTAGCAGCGATTGCTAAATACGGTATTGAAAATCAAGTAGATTACATCTCCACCGGCGGTGGCGCGTTCCTAGAATTTTTAGAAGGTAAAACACTCCCGGCCTTTGCGGTGCTAGCCGAAAGAGCGAAAGAATAA
- a CDS encoding branched-chain amino acid transaminase — protein MSMSDRDGFIWSDGKLIPWREANVHVLTHSLHYGMGVFEGIRAYKTSQGTAIFRLPEHVKRLFNGTKIFQMSMPYSPEEISKGIIDVINSNKLEACYIRPIIFIGSQKLGISPKGNSIHTSIAAWEWGAYLGEDGINKGIRVKTSSFTRHFVNSSLVRAKASGYYINSILANQEVTANGYDEALLLDTEGYVSEGSGENLFMVRNGIVYTPDLASCLDGITRDSIIQIAKDLGYEVREKRLTRDEVYSADEAFFTGTAAEVTPIRELDDRTIGDGKRGPITEKIQKTYFDAVYGRNDKYKSWLTFVK, from the coding sequence ATGTCGATGTCCGACCGCGATGGTTTTATTTGGTCCGATGGGAAGCTGATTCCTTGGCGCGAAGCTAATGTTCACGTATTAACCCACAGCCTGCACTATGGAATGGGCGTATTTGAGGGTATTCGTGCCTATAAAACCTCTCAAGGAACCGCCATTTTTCGCCTGCCAGAGCACGTCAAGCGCCTATTCAATGGCACCAAAATCTTCCAAATGAGCATGCCATATAGCCCTGAAGAGATTAGCAAGGGCATTATTGATGTCATTAATAGCAACAAGCTTGAGGCTTGCTATATCCGTCCGATTATCTTTATTGGCTCGCAAAAGCTAGGTATCTCTCCCAAGGGCAACAGCATTCACACTTCAATCGCCGCCTGGGAATGGGGTGCTTATTTAGGTGAAGATGGCATTAACAAAGGTATTCGGGTTAAGACCTCTTCTTTTACGCGTCACTTTGTCAATTCTTCCTTAGTCCGCGCTAAAGCCTCTGGTTATTACATCAACTCCATTTTGGCCAATCAAGAAGTAACTGCCAATGGATACGATGAGGCATTGTTGCTCGATACCGAAGGTTACGTTTCAGAAGGTTCTGGCGAAAACCTCTTTATGGTTCGTAACGGCATTGTTTACACACCAGACTTAGCCTCTTGCCTAGATGGCATCACCCGTGACTCCATCATTCAGATTGCTAAAGATCTTGGCTATGAAGTACGCGAGAAACGCCTAACGCGCGATGAAGTGTATTCCGCCGACGAAGCCTTCTTTACGGGCACTGCTGCCGAGGTAACTCCAATCCGCGAACTTGATGATCGCACGATTGGTGATGGCAAACGCGGCCCGATTACTGAAAAAATCCAGAAGACTTACTTCGATGCTGTTTATGGCAGAAATGATAAGTACAAATCTTGGCTCACCTTCGTTAAATAA
- a CDS encoding zinc-finger domain-containing protein, with the protein MTQSQAVMVDGKDLPLHCPTNKTPAWNSHPRVFLDITKTGEAKCPYCGAEYKLIPGTEPHGH; encoded by the coding sequence ATGACTCAATCTCAAGCTGTGATGGTCGACGGTAAAGATCTTCCTTTACATTGCCCTACAAATAAAACGCCTGCATGGAACTCTCATCCACGCGTCTTTTTGGATATCACAAAGACCGGGGAAGCAAAGTGTCCGTACTGTGGCGCTGAGTACAAACTCATTCCTGGCACTGAGCCACACGGACACTGA
- the waaF gene encoding lipopolysaccharide heptosyltransferase II, whose protein sequence is MQGILIIAPNWIGDAVMTQPLLATLKAQYPDSTIDILASKWVAPIYRACTEVNEVIEADFQHKQLQWGLRKQLAKDLQAKNYQACFVLPNSLKSALIPWLANIPFRIGYRGELRYGLINIALDNPGKVNRPPMVDHYLALSQLLSDEGALSANAVNAPQPKLNVSSDAKQSTDKKLLDAHLDPNSIFVLCPGAEYGPSKRWPASHFAALANNLAHDHPNASIILLGSKGDQPLAEEILQQSQSPTKIHNWCGKTSLDEAIALIGMAKAVVSNDSGLMHIAAALKTPQVAIFGSSDPSHTPPLSEKAKVIWLNLPCSPCHKKECPLGHLKCLNDILPQQVFATLNTLLQPTGN, encoded by the coding sequence ATGCAAGGTATTCTGATCATCGCCCCAAACTGGATCGGGGATGCGGTCATGACACAACCGCTATTGGCCACCCTAAAGGCTCAATATCCAGATTCCACAATTGATATTCTTGCCAGCAAGTGGGTTGCGCCAATTTATCGTGCATGCACCGAAGTCAATGAAGTCATCGAGGCCGATTTTCAGCATAAACAATTGCAGTGGGGATTACGCAAGCAGTTAGCAAAAGATCTTCAAGCAAAAAACTATCAAGCTTGTTTTGTGCTACCAAACAGTTTGAAGTCGGCACTGATCCCTTGGTTGGCAAATATTCCGTTTCGCATTGGCTATCGTGGTGAATTACGCTATGGCTTAATTAATATAGCGCTTGATAACCCAGGCAAAGTAAATCGCCCGCCCATGGTGGATCACTATCTAGCTCTGAGCCAACTGCTATCGGATGAGGGGGCATTATCGGCAAATGCAGTTAATGCGCCTCAACCAAAGTTAAATGTTTCATCGGATGCTAAACAATCTACTGACAAAAAACTGTTAGATGCCCATCTTGATCCCAATTCGATTTTTGTACTTTGTCCAGGTGCTGAGTACGGTCCAAGCAAACGCTGGCCAGCCTCTCACTTTGCAGCACTAGCAAATAATCTTGCACATGATCATCCGAATGCAAGCATCATTCTTCTGGGTAGCAAGGGAGATCAACCTCTAGCCGAAGAAATACTTCAGCAATCCCAAAGCCCAACAAAAATTCATAATTGGTGCGGCAAGACATCGCTCGATGAAGCTATCGCATTAATTGGAATGGCTAAAGCCGTTGTTAGCAATGACTCTGGGTTGATGCACATCGCTGCCGCTCTCAAAACACCTCAAGTAGCTATTTTTGGCTCAAGCGATCCCTCGCACACTCCGCCCTTATCAGAAAAGGCCAAAGTGATTTGGCTCAATCTCCCATGCAGCCCTTGCCATAAAAAAGAATGTCCTCTTGGCCATCTAAAGTGCCTAAATGACATCCTTCCGCAACAAGTATTCGCTACACTGAATACCTTGCTACAGCCTACAGGAAACTAG
- a CDS encoding nuclear transport factor 2 family protein, translated as MTKLARLFHNADEVVDAWRDALRHRDVQGALAIWLDDDSITCVLPEGHRLSGHAEIRDGLERLLSKQALFLEPIACISHSILGAAVYDTTEAVHFRADQIEAEFFLNITLVLLQDNQGWRIAHLHASRSTDDTYDAPSTPHGLH; from the coding sequence ATGACCAAACTCGCTAGACTTTTTCATAATGCCGATGAAGTAGTTGATGCTTGGCGTGACGCCCTTCGTCATCGCGATGTTCAAGGAGCACTAGCAATTTGGTTGGATGATGATTCCATTACCTGCGTACTGCCAGAGGGTCATCGTCTGAGTGGGCATGCTGAAATTCGGGACGGTCTAGAAAGATTGCTTTCTAAGCAAGCCTTATTTTTAGAACCCATCGCCTGTATCAGTCACTCCATTTTGGGTGCTGCAGTTTATGACACCACTGAAGCGGTTCATTTCAGGGCGGATCAAATTGAAGCTGAGTTTTTCCTGAATATCACGCTTGTACTGTTACAAGATAACCAAGGTTGGCGTATTGCGCATTTACATGCCAGCCGCTCAACCGACGACACCTACGACGCACCTTCTACACCTCACGGTCTGCACTAA
- a CDS encoding DUF2946 family protein, whose amino-acid sequence MDEQVLRSLIKWPNVPDCYGWLSLDRRGQWRMRDEFAQQNGLPGQVIEHTALKEFIYRNYACDDLGRYFFQNGPQRVFISLSIAPWIARIIPSNDAQKIVTQCHTEISPTSALSDEQGNIYIAGSVKQSICIDLTTQEFKTEDCTSVALLHDHDLDQFSELAKLREEACSFGGSWNWQGRQLALDPIHSSELSERFGFIKDPEPL is encoded by the coding sequence ATGGATGAGCAAGTTTTACGCTCACTCATTAAATGGCCTAATGTGCCAGATTGCTACGGCTGGCTTTCCTTAGACCGTAGAGGTCAATGGCGGATGCGGGATGAATTTGCGCAACAAAATGGATTGCCAGGTCAGGTGATTGAACACACCGCTCTTAAAGAATTTATTTACCGAAATTACGCTTGCGATGACTTAGGAAGATACTTTTTCCAAAATGGTCCGCAACGAGTATTTATTAGCTTGAGTATTGCCCCTTGGATTGCGCGAATTATTCCTAGTAATGATGCGCAAAAAATAGTCACGCAGTGCCACACTGAAATAAGTCCAACATCTGCTTTGAGCGATGAACAAGGAAATATTTACATCGCTGGTTCAGTCAAACAAAGTATTTGTATAGATCTGACAACTCAAGAGTTCAAGACAGAAGATTGCACTAGCGTTGCTTTACTGCATGACCATGACTTGGATCAGTTTTCCGAGCTTGCTAAATTACGTGAGGAAGCCTGCAGTTTTGGGGGTTCATGGAATTGGCAAGGCAGGCAGCTTGCACTGGATCCCATTCACTCTTCGGAGTTGAGCGAGCGGTTTGGCTTTATCAAAGACCCGGAACCACTTTAA
- a CDS encoding M48 family metalloprotease: MKEIKSGQNTAIWRRMVAGQLVLALWCSYASPAYSAGAAPAGDVSVEGNSAAIQNINRAMQSPDARPTNAPTRSGLQSQPAIVLPDMGDPGGDALSRVDERKYGEMIMRQIRPDADYSNDLPIYDYLNQMERRLLQAAKKLQLGGANEQGSGAYNFELFAVKDSSINAFALPGGFIGFHTGLIVSAESDSEVASVMGHETGHVLQRHLARQMDKQTTNTMIAIAGMVLGALAMSRNPQAAAGLMQGGQAAAINNQLSYSRDAEREADRIGFQILDASGYDVNGAPGFFQRLQKATGIMDKGVPAYVRTHPLTTDRIADMQDRARTVPARNVPTAVEFYFIKARARMEQAGTSSGLYDLKNTFDSLSKQPQVGKQMEGFYGLALIAQRQGKWDQAESDLQQARNLAQKASAPGSPIQRQSLSLEITASELALAKGRNEEALQIAQNALRAYPQSYAAGAAMVNAELKMGRTTDAIAWLKARTRSQPNEILWWSMLSNAYDQAKNVPMRHFALGEKYALEGAWPSAIEQLKIARNAGGADFYQSSSIDARLREMQRQYRDELKDQGKQFPG, translated from the coding sequence ATGAAGGAAATAAAGTCAGGACAAAATACCGCAATTTGGCGCCGCATGGTGGCGGGTCAGCTTGTGTTGGCCTTGTGGTGTTCTTACGCTTCCCCTGCTTATTCTGCTGGCGCCGCTCCCGCGGGTGATGTGTCGGTAGAGGGTAATTCAGCGGCGATTCAGAATATTAATCGTGCCATGCAATCTCCGGATGCGCGCCCCACGAATGCTCCAACCCGCAGCGGTCTACAAAGTCAGCCTGCGATCGTCTTACCAGATATGGGTGATCCTGGCGGTGATGCGCTAAGTCGAGTAGATGAGCGAAAGTATGGCGAAATGATCATGCGCCAAATTCGTCCTGATGCAGATTATTCAAATGATTTGCCTATTTACGACTACCTCAACCAGATGGAGAGGCGTCTATTGCAGGCTGCTAAAAAGTTACAGCTTGGGGGCGCTAATGAGCAAGGTAGTGGAGCCTACAATTTTGAATTATTTGCGGTGAAAGACAGCAGCATTAATGCGTTTGCATTGCCTGGCGGATTTATTGGCTTTCATACCGGATTGATTGTGAGCGCAGAGTCAGACTCTGAAGTTGCTTCGGTAATGGGTCATGAAACGGGTCACGTATTGCAGCGCCACTTGGCCAGACAGATGGACAAGCAGACTACCAATACGATGATTGCGATTGCTGGTATGGTGTTGGGCGCTTTAGCAATGTCGCGTAATCCTCAGGCTGCAGCAGGTTTAATGCAGGGTGGTCAAGCCGCTGCTATTAATAATCAACTTTCTTATTCCAGGGATGCGGAGCGAGAAGCGGATCGTATTGGCTTTCAGATTTTGGATGCCAGTGGATATGACGTCAATGGTGCTCCCGGATTTTTCCAGCGCTTGCAAAAAGCGACTGGCATTATGGATAAAGGTGTTCCTGCTTATGTTCGTACTCACCCGCTTACAACGGATCGTATTGCAGATATGCAAGATCGGGCGCGTACTGTTCCGGCACGCAATGTCCCCACTGCTGTGGAGTTTTATTTCATTAAGGCGCGAGCTCGCATGGAGCAGGCGGGTACATCTAGTGGCCTTTACGACTTAAAAAATACTTTTGATAGCCTTAGTAAGCAGCCTCAAGTGGGCAAACAAATGGAAGGTTTCTACGGCTTGGCTTTAATCGCGCAGCGACAGGGCAAGTGGGATCAAGCCGAGTCCGATCTTCAGCAAGCACGCAATTTAGCTCAGAAAGCCAGCGCACCAGGATCTCCAATTCAGCGACAAAGTTTGTCTCTCGAAATCACAGCCTCTGAATTGGCTTTGGCAAAAGGAAGAAATGAAGAGGCATTGCAAATTGCCCAGAATGCATTGCGCGCCTATCCTCAGTCATATGCTGCCGGTGCTGCAATGGTCAATGCTGAACTCAAGATGGGACGCACTACCGATGCGATTGCCTGGTTAAAAGCGCGTACGCGTTCACAACCCAATGAAATCCTGTGGTGGAGCATGCTATCCAATGCTTATGATCAAGCAAAGAATGTGCCTATGCGTCACTTTGCTTTGGGTGAGAAATATGCTTTAGAGGGCGCCTGGCCATCCGCAATAGAGCAGCTTAAGATTGCGCGCAATGCCGGCGGTGCTGATTTTTATCAAAGTTCCAGTATTGATGCCCGCCTGCGGGAAATGCAGCGGCAGTATCGAGATGAATTAAAAGATCAGGGAAAGCAATTCCCGGGCTAG
- the moaC gene encoding cyclic pyranopterin monophosphate synthase MoaC: protein MNKLTHFDASGQAHMVNVGDKPHTHRIAIAIGQITMLSETFKMVEGGTHKKGDVLGIARIAGIQASKKTSDLIPLCHPLALTHVSLEFAPDPKTNSIHCQVRAETTGPTGVEMEALTAVQVALLTIYDMCKAVDRGMVIGEVKLLEKSGGKSGDWKA, encoded by the coding sequence ATGAACAAACTAACTCATTTTGATGCCAGTGGCCAAGCCCATATGGTAAATGTGGGAGATAAGCCCCATACCCATCGCATTGCAATCGCAATAGGCCAAATTACGATGCTCTCAGAGACCTTCAAAATGGTCGAGGGTGGCACCCACAAAAAGGGTGATGTTCTTGGCATCGCCAGAATTGCAGGCATACAAGCATCCAAAAAAACCTCTGATTTAATTCCACTCTGCCACCCACTAGCGCTAACCCATGTCAGCCTCGAATTTGCTCCAGACCCAAAAACCAATAGCATCCACTGCCAAGTTAGGGCGGAAACTACGGGACCAACTGGTGTTGAAATGGAGGCCCTCACTGCAGTTCAAGTCGCCCTACTCACAATTTATGACATGTGCAAAGCAGTTGACCGAGGAATGGTGATAGGCGAGGTAAAGCTACTTGAGAAGAGTGGTGGCAAGTCTGGCGACTGGAAGGCCTAA
- a CDS encoding pilin, which yields MKLNRETQAAQDHREAGFTLIEVMVVVAIIGILVAVAVPQYQDYIARTRVVEGMNLSSSAKLAVTEAFASRGTVPMDEATHGSFTFSPTRSVKLIEITPSGAIAIDYQVNVAPEGKNTLHLVPTNEPDANSPKPIDLSMPEGATWAGGWSCRSTQTNLIPQLLPSECRITK from the coding sequence ATGAAATTAAATAGAGAAACACAAGCGGCACAGGATCATCGCGAGGCAGGATTTACGCTCATTGAAGTGATGGTTGTAGTTGCCATTATTGGTATCCTAGTTGCGGTAGCAGTGCCGCAGTATCAAGACTATATTGCGCGTACTCGCGTTGTAGAGGGGATGAATTTGTCATCCAGTGCAAAGCTTGCAGTAACTGAGGCGTTTGCCAGTCGAGGCACTGTACCAATGGATGAAGCCACTCACGGTTCTTTTACCTTTTCGCCTACTCGAAGCGTGAAGCTAATTGAAATTACGCCATCGGGCGCGATTGCAATTGACTATCAAGTTAATGTGGCGCCAGAAGGCAAAAATACTTTGCATCTTGTGCCCACCAATGAACCAGATGCGAATTCACCGAAGCCGATTGATCTATCTATGCCAGAAGGTGCAACTTGGGCTGGAGGTTGGTCTTGTAGGTCAACTCAAACCAATTTAATACCGCAGTTGTTGCCCTCAGAGTGCAGAATCACCAAATAA
- a CDS encoding TerC family protein, producing MDFSAFSGPAFWAALLSIIVANILLSGDNAVVIALASRNLPAHQQKKAIFWGSAAAIILRVVLTVTAVQLLTLPYLKIIGAVLLVYIGVQLLADSDDEGEMEGSANIWGAIRTILVADLVMSLDNVLAVAAAAQKGPEETRLALLIIGLGLSIPLIIFGSTMLLKVMDRFPIIITLGAGLLGLLAGGMLVEDPAIKESMQAAFEDAHMIFEGIGVAIVILLGSYLKKKNAKKESH from the coding sequence ATGGATTTTTCAGCATTCTCGGGCCCAGCATTTTGGGCTGCACTTTTATCAATCATTGTTGCCAACATCTTATTATCGGGAGATAACGCGGTGGTGATCGCTTTGGCATCGCGTAATTTGCCGGCACATCAGCAAAAGAAAGCAATCTTTTGGGGTAGTGCTGCAGCGATTATTTTGCGTGTTGTGCTTACCGTTACAGCAGTTCAACTGCTTACATTGCCTTATTTAAAGATTATTGGTGCGGTTTTATTGGTCTATATCGGAGTGCAGTTGCTGGCTGATAGTGATGATGAAGGAGAAATGGAAGGCAGCGCTAATATTTGGGGCGCCATCCGCACTATCTTGGTGGCTGACCTGGTAATGAGTTTGGATAACGTGTTGGCCGTAGCGGCTGCTGCTCAAAAGGGCCCAGAGGAGACGCGTTTAGCTTTGCTGATTATTGGCCTTGGTTTATCGATTCCATTGATTATTTTTGGTAGCACGATGTTGCTAAAAGTAATGGATCGCTTCCCGATCATCATCACATTGGGAGCTGGCTTATTGGGTTTATTAGCCGGCGGAATGTTGGTGGAAGATCCGGCAATTAAAGAATCTATGCAAGCGGCATTTGAAGATGCGCACATGATCTTTGAGGGCATTGGTGTGGCTATCGTTATTTTGCTAGGCTCATACTTAAAGAAGAAAAATGCTAAGAAAGAATCTCATTAA
- the sucD gene encoding succinate--CoA ligase subunit alpha has product MSILINKNTKVITQGITGKTGQFHTEKCQEYANGKNCFVAGVNPKKAGESIFNIPIYATVKEAAQQTGATTSVIYVPPPGAAAAIWEAVDADLDFVICITEGIPVRDMLEVRNKMKAKEAKGGKKTLLLGPNCPGIITPDEIKIGIMPGHIHKKGRIGVVSRSGTLTYEAVGQLTAIGLGQSTAVGIGGDPINGLKHIDVMRMFNEDPETDAVIMIGEIGGPDEAEAARWCKENMKKPVVGFIAGVTAPPGKRMGHAGALISGGADTADAKLAVMEECGFKVTKNPSEMAALLKAML; this is encoded by the coding sequence ATGTCTATTTTGATTAATAAAAACACCAAAGTCATTACACAAGGTATCACTGGTAAGACAGGTCAGTTTCATACTGAAAAATGTCAGGAATACGCAAACGGCAAAAACTGTTTTGTTGCTGGCGTGAATCCAAAAAAAGCTGGCGAATCTATTTTTAATATTCCAATTTATGCAACTGTAAAAGAGGCTGCGCAGCAAACAGGTGCAACCACTTCAGTAATTTATGTTCCGCCTCCTGGCGCAGCTGCAGCGATTTGGGAAGCGGTTGATGCTGATCTCGATTTTGTTATCTGTATTACAGAAGGTATTCCAGTGCGTGACATGCTTGAAGTGCGTAACAAGATGAAAGCTAAAGAAGCAAAGGGCGGCAAAAAGACTTTATTGCTCGGCCCTAACTGCCCTGGAATTATTACTCCCGATGAAATCAAAATCGGCATCATGCCTGGCCATATTCACAAGAAGGGTCGCATTGGTGTTGTAAGCCGCTCTGGTACTTTGACCTATGAAGCTGTTGGTCAATTGACTGCAATCGGTTTGGGTCAATCTACTGCTGTTGGTATTGGCGGCGACCCTATTAACGGTCTTAAGCATATTGATGTAATGCGCATGTTTAACGAAGATCCAGAGACAGATGCTGTTATCATGATCGGTGAAATCGGCGGTCCAGACGAGGCTGAAGCAGCCCGCTGGTGCAAAGAGAACATGAAGAAGCCTGTAGTTGGCTTCATCGCTGGTGTTACTGCTCCTCCAGGCAAACGTATGGGCCATGCAGGCGCATTGATTTCTGGTGGTGCTGATACTGCAGATGCCAAGCTTGCCGTAATGGAGGAGTGCGGTTTCAAGGTAACGAAGAACCCATCTGAAATGGCTGCGCTATTAAAGGCAATGTTGTAA
- the sucC gene encoding ADP-forming succinate--CoA ligase subunit beta produces the protein MKIHEYQGKELLRQFNVPVPNGIPAFSVDEAIKAAEKLGGPVWVVKAQIHAGGRGKGGGVKLAKSMDEVKKYASEILGMQLKTHQTGPEGQKVNRLLIEDGADIKKEYYFSIVTDRATQKNVIMASSEGGMDIEEVAESHPEKIIKVFVDPLIGLTDADCDIVAKGIGVPEASIPMARDVFKNLYKTYWDTDASLVEINPLILEGNGKIKALDAKFNFDPNALFRHPEIVAYRDIDEEDAAEIEASKFDLAYISLDGNIGCLVNGAGLAMATMDTIKLFGGEPANFLDVGGGATAEKVTEAFKIMLKNKSVEAILVNIFGGIMRCDVIADGVVTACKAVNLTVPLVVRMKGTNEELGKKILADSGLPIISADSMAEAATKVVAAVAKNK, from the coding sequence ATGAAAATTCATGAGTACCAAGGCAAAGAACTTCTGCGCCAATTTAATGTGCCTGTTCCAAACGGCATTCCTGCATTTAGTGTGGATGAGGCAATAAAAGCCGCAGAAAAACTGGGTGGACCTGTATGGGTTGTGAAAGCCCAAATTCATGCTGGTGGACGCGGTAAGGGTGGTGGCGTGAAGTTGGCTAAGAGCATGGATGAAGTGAAGAAATACGCTTCTGAAATCTTGGGAATGCAACTCAAGACACACCAAACTGGCCCAGAAGGTCAGAAAGTAAATCGCCTCCTGATCGAAGATGGCGCAGATATTAAAAAAGAGTATTACTTCAGTATCGTTACAGACCGTGCGACACAAAAGAATGTGATCATGGCTTCTAGCGAAGGCGGAATGGATATTGAAGAAGTAGCTGAGTCACATCCTGAAAAAATTATTAAGGTGTTTGTTGATCCATTGATTGGATTAACCGATGCGGATTGCGACATTGTGGCTAAAGGAATCGGCGTTCCTGAAGCCTCCATTCCAATGGCTCGCGATGTATTTAAGAATTTGTACAAGACCTATTGGGATACAGATGCCTCTTTGGTTGAAATCAACCCATTAATTCTTGAGGGCAATGGCAAGATCAAGGCTTTGGATGCTAAGTTCAACTTTGATCCAAACGCATTGTTCCGTCATCCAGAAATCGTGGCCTATCGCGATATTGATGAAGAAGATGCTGCTGAAATTGAAGCATCTAAATTTGACCTTGCTTACATTTCATTAGATGGCAATATTGGCTGCCTAGTAAACGGTGCTGGTTTGGCAATGGCAACGATGGACACGATTAAGTTGTTCGGTGGCGAGCCTGCCAACTTCTTGGACGTTGGCGGTGGCGCTACTGCAGAGAAGGTTACTGAAGCATTCAAGATCATGTTGAAAAATAAGAGTGTTGAAGCGATTTTGGTCAACATCTTTGGCGGGATTATGCGTTGCGATGTGATTGCTGATGGTGTTGTTACTGCATGTAAAGCAGTAAACCTCACAGTACCTTTGGTGGTGCGCATGAAGGGTACAAACGAAGAGCTAGGTAAGAAGATTCTTGCAGATTCAGGTTTGCCAATCATTAGCGCTGACTCCATGGCCGAAGCCGCTACTAAGGTAGTCGCTGCTGTTGCTAAAAACAAATAA
- the recX gene encoding recombination regulator RecX — protein sequence MSEVSSKKQKQSPSLKARALRLLSLREYSRKSLAAKLAESEARWAKLTEVEPNPQASASSIEAVLDDFEARGWLSDERFAEALVRRRSERYGTRKIQEELQRAGVDGKQSAKLLADLKGSEFERAYGLWSKKYGTKAQDQKERARQYRFLASKGFGLEVVAKIVGGQTPD from the coding sequence ATGTCAGAAGTCAGTAGCAAAAAGCAAAAACAAAGCCCGAGTCTCAAAGCTCGGGCTTTGCGTCTTTTATCGTTGCGAGAATATAGTCGCAAGAGTTTGGCGGCAAAGCTCGCTGAGTCAGAGGCACGATGGGCAAAGTTGACTGAGGTCGAGCCAAATCCACAGGCTAGTGCTTCGAGTATTGAGGCGGTTCTCGATGATTTTGAGGCTCGAGGCTGGCTATCAGATGAGCGTTTTGCAGAGGCATTGGTTCGGCGCCGTAGCGAGCGATACGGTACCCGGAAAATTCAGGAAGAGCTCCAACGAGCAGGTGTAGATGGCAAGCAGTCTGCCAAACTTCTGGCGGATTTAAAAGGGTCCGAGTTTGAGCGTGCTTATGGGCTTTGGTCGAAAAAATATGGCACAAAAGCGCAAGACCAGAAAGAGCGAGCAAGGCAATATCGCTTCTTGGCTAGCAAGGGGTTTGGCCTGGAAGTGGTGGCAAAGATTGTTGGTGGCCAAACGCCTGATTAG